A single genomic interval of Acidovorax sp. 1608163 harbors:
- a CDS encoding TRAP transporter small permease subunit codes for MALCLGTMAVAVFSNVVLRYGFGSGIPASEELSRLLFVWMVFIGAAAAYPAGEHMAFTSLAGLLARKPLAFGLLTAVIRLLVIAACVMLGWGAWQQVVVGMGSHSVVLGYSSALLPLPALLCALAIGVMALVELVLRKPLDLGHGAEVE; via the coding sequence ATGGCCTTGTGCCTGGGCACCATGGCCGTGGCTGTTTTCTCTAACGTGGTGCTGCGCTACGGCTTTGGCAGTGGCATTCCCGCCAGCGAAGAGCTGTCGCGCCTGCTGTTTGTCTGGATGGTGTTCATCGGTGCTGCGGCGGCTTACCCCGCCGGTGAGCACATGGCCTTTACCAGCCTGGCCGGTCTGCTGGCCCGCAAGCCGCTGGCGTTTGGGCTGCTCACGGCCGTGATTCGGCTGCTGGTGATTGCAGCTTGTGTGATGTTGGGCTGGGGTGCCTGGCAGCAGGTGGTGGTGGGCATGGGCAGCCATTCGGTGGTGCTGGGGTACTCGTCGGCCCTGCTGCCGTTGCCTGCCTTGTTGTGTGCGCTGGCGATTGGCGTGATGGCTTTGGTGGAACTGGTGCTGCGCAAGCCGCTGGACCTGGGCCACGGTGCGGAGGTGGAGTGA
- a CDS encoding gluconokinase: MSVNSSSVFLVVMGVAGCGKSSLGQSLAAALQLPLIEGDDHHSAASRTKMSQGVPLTDADREGWLTQLGQLLQARPEGAVLTCSALKKAYRDRLRAACPSLRFAFLQIDRAESEARVKARAQTHFFSAALVDSQFATLESPTGEPGVLTLDAALPLSTLEQQACAWLTTLEAA, translated from the coding sequence ATGTCTGTGAACAGTTCTTCGGTGTTTTTGGTGGTCATGGGGGTGGCGGGTTGCGGCAAGTCCAGCCTGGGTCAGTCCCTGGCGGCTGCGCTGCAACTGCCGCTGATTGAGGGGGATGACCACCACAGCGCCGCCAGCCGCACCAAGATGAGCCAAGGCGTGCCTTTGACGGATGCCGACCGTGAAGGCTGGCTGACCCAGCTGGGCCAGTTGCTGCAAGCGCGGCCCGAAGGGGCGGTGTTGACCTGCTCTGCGCTCAAAAAAGCCTACCGCGACCGGCTGCGTGCCGCTTGCCCCTCGCTGCGCTTTGCGTTCTTGCAGATCGACCGGGCTGAGTCGGAAGCCCGCGTCAAGGCGCGCGCACAAACCCATTTTTTCTCGGCAGCGCTGGTGGACAGCCAGTTCGCCACGCTTGAATCCCCCACGGGCGAGCCTGGCGTGCTGACGCTGGACGCCGCCTTGCCTTTGTCCACTTTGGAGCAGCAGGCCTGCGCCTGGCTCACCACCCTGGAGGCCGCATGA
- a CDS encoding LacI family DNA-binding transcriptional regulator, which produces MTKPDSKRRSSGRITLSDVAKAAGVSPITASRALRGERGVAQDLVDRVKVAVQQLGYVPDPAARALASQRSVQVPVLVPLLSNALFVDVLDAVHRVLFPLGYQALIGVTHYDPLEEEQLLRTYLAHRPAGLLVTGFDRTENARQMIATSGVPCVHLMEVTAAPGVYCAGFSQQDAGYAMAEHLLQRGYRHIAFAAAQLDPRTLQRAEGYRRCLRHAGLYDAKLEVLSPEPSSIRLGATLLEDIVRTRPQVDAIFFCNDDLAQGGLLAAQRLGIAVPGTVAIAGFNDLAGSDQMLPPLTTVRTPRAAMGEAGARMLLALMQGQLPESNSVNLGFELTVREST; this is translated from the coding sequence TTGACCAAACCCGACAGCAAACGCCGCTCCAGTGGCCGCATCACCCTGAGCGACGTGGCCAAAGCCGCTGGAGTGAGCCCCATCACCGCATCGCGCGCTTTGCGGGGCGAACGCGGCGTCGCGCAAGACTTGGTCGACCGCGTGAAGGTCGCCGTGCAGCAACTGGGCTATGTGCCTGACCCCGCAGCGCGCGCGCTGGCATCGCAGCGCAGCGTGCAGGTGCCCGTGCTGGTGCCGCTGCTGTCCAACGCTTTGTTTGTGGATGTGCTGGATGCCGTGCACCGCGTGCTCTTTCCCTTGGGCTACCAGGCCCTGATTGGCGTGACCCACTACGACCCGTTGGAAGAAGAGCAACTGCTGCGCACCTACCTGGCCCACCGCCCGGCAGGCCTGCTGGTGACAGGCTTTGACCGCACCGAAAACGCACGACAGATGATTGCCACCAGCGGCGTACCCTGCGTGCACCTGATGGAGGTGACAGCGGCCCCAGGCGTGTACTGCGCGGGCTTCTCGCAGCAAGACGCAGGCTATGCCATGGCAGAGCACCTGCTGCAGCGCGGCTACCGCCACATCGCCTTTGCGGCCGCCCAGTTGGACCCCCGCACACTGCAACGCGCCGAGGGCTATCGGCGGTGCCTGCGCCATGCGGGCCTGTACGACGCAAAGCTGGAAGTGCTCAGCCCCGAGCCCTCCTCCATCCGCCTGGGGGCCACCTTGCTTGAAGACATCGTGCGCACGCGCCCGCAGGTAGACGCCATCTTCTTTTGCAACGACGACCTGGCCCAAGGCGGCCTGCTGGCAGCACAGCGCCTGGGCATCGCCGTGCCGGGCACCGTGGCCATTGCAGGCTTCAACGACCTGGCAGGCAGTGACCAGATGCTGCCGCCACTGACCACGGTGCGCACCCCCCGCGCCGCCATGGGCGAGGCCGGGGCACGCATGCTGCTAGCCCTGATGCAAGGACAATTGCCTGAGAGCAATTCGGTGAACCTGGGGTTTGAATTGACGGTGCGGGAGAGCACCTAA